Part of the Spirochaeta isovalerica genome, ATGTGCCTCTCTACCCCGATGTGGAGAAGGTCATTCTCACAGGATTCTTCTCCGATTGGGATGAGAATGACGAAAATTACGCTATGGTTCCCGAAACAGACGATCCCCATAATCAGAAATGGTCGACGACCATTATCCTTCCCCCGGGCGAACATCAGTACAAATACGCGGTGTATATTAAGGGATTGGATAATCCTGTCTGGACGCAGGACAGGTTTTCACCGGAACAGGTCAACAACGGCATGAACGGTTACAATTCCATTATCAGAATCGGCCGTTTCTCCCTTTTCAGAGAGATTCTCCGCTATCTGATCTACGCTCTGCTTGTACTATTGTTTATTCTGCTTTTTCCTCTGATCTTTCACGGAACCGGAAGAAGGAGAGCCCTGATTCTTCTGACATGTCTTCTGATGGCTTCCAATGTCGGTTTCTTCCTTTTTCATCTTATAAGTGACCGGCAGTACTACAATTTTATTTCCCGGTCCGTTATTTCGATCCTCGAGAACGATCTTAATCACAGCACGGACAGTCCCTACTCTGTTTTCAATCGCTTCCTCTGGCATAAAATGGATAAAATCGGCATCAGGAACTTTGAAGACCGTTACAAATACGCTTCTCTTCTCTTCTTTGACAGGGAATTCCATTTGAAGGATTTCGATTACAGGACATTTAACAACTATCACCTGGACAATCCCCTTTCGCTCAAATCTTCAGGAGAACTGGTTTACCCTTACTTTAGAAATCAGATAGAAAAACTGCAGAAACAGGATGTAAACGAAAAAACCTATCTGCTGCCGGCGTCTCTGAGGCTCTATTACAAAAATCATCTTCCCGGAACGGGAAAGAACCTGGAAAGCGGAAAATCTTTTATTCAGTTATCCGCCCGGACCTATCTCTTCCCCTATATCGAAGAGAACAGCATGACAGGCTATCTGGGCATATATTTTTCCGACCGGAACAGAGTCATTGTCGATTCCTATCTGATTTTCAATATGGCCGCACTTCTCTTCTTTACAGCCCTCATCTTTTTGTTCAATGCTCTGAAAAAAGATGATGAAAACCTCGACGACCTTCTTGCAGTCTTTGCGGAAAGATACGGGATTACCGCCAGGGAATGCGATATCATCCCCTACATTCTCGAGGGAATGACAAATAAGGAGATTGCCGGAGATCTCAATATATCAAAACGGACTGTGGACAATCATATCTACAACATTCTCCATAAAGCGTCGGTGAAAAACCGCGTGGAATTGATCCACATCATTAAAAACTCCCGCTGAGTATATATACCTGTTCCCTATTTCAGGTACTTATACTCATTGCCGGCTCAGAATTCCCCTCTGATAATGGTCCGGAAAGGAGTATTATCATGAAAAGAATTTTAGTCCTGCCGCTTTTTCTGATTATGTTCGGATGTGCGACTATGAACCGGGAAGCCTCTGAGTTTCCCGAATTCAGTCTGGCCGGCGGCGTATACAGGGAAGCCATCGACGTGTCTGTTTCCTCAGAAAGAGGAGACAGGGTTTTCTACACACTGGACGGTTCCACACCGACACCGGAATCAACAGAATACGAAGGACCTGTTCATCTCGACAGTCCGTCCCTGTTGAGAGTTATGGCTCTTAAAAAAGACGGCACGATGAAATATGCCATGTCCATGTATGATTTTGATCGGGACCCCGATCTCGAAGCCCATCTCCCCTCTCCGGTCTGGACCGATCAGATCATCTATTTCGCTCTCCTGGACAGAATGAACAATGGCGATCCCGGGAATGATGACCAGGGTTACGGAGAAGCCAATGTATCGGAAGAGACCTGGTACAGCGGTGGTGATTTCAAGGGACTGGAAGAGAAGCTGGACTATATTAAAAACCTCGGGGCCACGGCTGTCTGGATAACCCCTCCTGTAAAGAATCAGTGGTCGGAGGGGAATTTCGGAGGTTCCCACGGATACTGGGCGTCCGATTTTATGGCTGTCGATCCCCATTATGGCGATCTGGAAGCTTACAGATCTTTTGTAAAGGCAGCCCATGACAAAGGTATTTATGTGATTCAGGATATTGTCGTCAATCACACAGGGGATTATTTCAATATTGACCGCAAGACAGGTCAGTGGAGTCTCAAGGAAAAATCCGAACCGGCTGCTTCCCCTGACCAGCTCCCCTGGAGCCTCAACGATCCTTCTGTTTTTACAGAAGACGAGCTGAAGAATAATTCCTTCTACCACTGGACACCGGCCATTTCGGACTTTAACGACCGGTCACAGCTTTTCACATACCAGCTGAGTAACCTCGATGACATCAATACAACAAATCCCGATGTAAGAAACCTCCTGACAGGATACTACCGATACTGGCTCGATAAGGTCGATGTTGACGGATACCGGGTCGATACGGTCAAGTATGTGGAACCGGAGTTTTTTGAGGATTTCGCCGAAGATGGTATTCGAACCTATGCCCGGAAAATGGGTAAAGAGGATTTTATACTCTTCGGAGAATCCTGGGACGGAGACGGAAAGTTCAATGCCTCCTACACTCAGGGCAAAAACGGAGAGAAGCGGCTTGATTCGCTGATCTATTTTACGCTCAACTTCGCCATAAGAAATGTATTCGGAAACGGAAATCCCACCAGCGAGCTGACGGAAGTTCTCTCGAAGCGATATGAGACGGGCTATCAGGACCCGAAAAAACTGGTCACCTTTGTGGACAATCACGATATGGAAAGGCTCATCAACTCAACCACTCCGGAACTGGTCAAAGAAGCCTATGCCTTTATTATGACCATTCCCGGGATTCCCCAGCTTTACTACGGTTCTGAACAGGGGATGACAGAACGGAGAGGAGCCATGTTTGCCGGCGGATTTGAAACAGCCGGAAAAGCGAATAACCGGGATCTCTTTGATGAGAACAATACCTGGTATAAATATTTTCAGGAACTGACGGAACTGAGAAAGCAGAACTCGGTCTTCCGGAACGGGAAAATGACAATTGTCAAGGACAATTCCGGCTCCAACGGCCTGTTCGCCTACAAACTTATCGAAGGAGAAGGCGGGTCCGGCAGGGAAGCTTTTGTCATTTTCAACACATCGGCAGAGGGAAAAGTATCAATCGACATGGATACGCAGTTTGAACCGGGAACGACTTTCCGGCTCCTCGATCCCTTTCAAGGTGATGTTCAGAAAAACATCACAGCCGGCGAATCGGGACAATTAACAGTTCTTATGCCCGGCCAGTCCTTTGCCGTTTACCTCAAAGAGGGCGAAACAAGGGAAATGAACACTCAGAATAACAGCATTGCCATCACCAGCCGTTTCGAAACGGAAATGTCCGATCCCGAAGTCAAAGTGGAAGGTACAATAGACAAGCCTGCCACAGTGGGGCTCTTTGTCGACGGCAATTATTACAGCAGTAAACTTTTTTCAGCTGGTGAAACTTGGTCCGGAGAGATAGAGTTGACCTCTCTGATGAATGGCGAACATGAAATTGTCTCGTTTATCAAAGGCGATGATATCGATGAGAATATCTATTCAGCGCCGGTAAGCATCATTGTGAAAAAACCGTTTATTCTGAGAACATCGGTATCAGATCCGTCGGGAGATGAAAATTACAGAATGCCGACCAATGAGTCCTTTGTCCATCAGCAGGATATTCTGGGAGCCGAAGTTTACACATCGGGTACGGATATCCGAATCGACCTTGAAATGGCGAAGACGACTGATGTGTGGAGCCCCACCATCAACGATTTCGATCATGTCCTTCTCAATATCTTCCTGAAGAAGGGAGATGAAACCGGCGGTATTGAAGAACTGCCCGGGTTGAATGCTTCAGTTCCCGCATCGATGGGATCCTGGGATTTTCATGCCGCTCTGGCCGGCTGGGCATCGGGAATCAGCGACAGCTCCGGAAAAGCCTTAAGCCCTTCTCCCTACGGCGAAGTGAATCATGAGAAGAATGTTATCTCCGTTTTTATTCCATCGTCGTCTATCGGCAATCCCAGATCTCTCGATGGATGGAAGATCTACATTTCTACGTGGGATGAAGATTCAGGGAATCCCAGAAAACTCACTCCCGATGGCGCGGAATGGGTCTTCGGAGGAGGAGACAGTACGACAGATCCTCTGATTATGGATGATCTTGAGGTTCTGGAATTGTAATCGGAATATCCTTTTACAGGCTCCCCCGGATTTACCGTTGTCCGGCGGGAGCCTTTTTCAGTTTGAGAACTGTAGAATCGAATATTTTTTCTTCCAGAAATATTTCAGTGACAAAGGCTGACAGTTTATCATTTCCCAGAATACTTTTAATTTTCCCTGACCGGCACAGGTCGGGAACTAATTGATTCATTGTCTCAGTGTTGAAAGCGATATCCTTCCCGAGATTTTTCTTCTCATCGGACAGAAAACCGGTGTATCTGTCGATGCTTTTCCGGAGAGATGACACATCAATCCCTTTTCTGCTGTAGACATCACTCATCTGTATCAGAAGAAGAAATAGTTCATCGCTGTTGTGAAGGGTATTCCGGTAGACCTGATGAGGTACCATTGTCGGGACAGCCATTTCTCCTGTTATCCTATCCATCCTTTTCGCAATTTCATCGCGGTAGTTCTTCAGAGGATTGCCCGACTGCAAGTTATTGCTGAACAGTTCTTTATAGGGGTCAACAAGTCCGGGATAATGTTCCTTCAATCTGGTCAGATAAAAATCTTTTTGTCTCCCCGGTCTCAGGGTGAGCCATCCGGGCATAATGAAATCCGCCCCTCTGTTAATAACTTCATCGAAGAGAGTTTTCAGATGCTCTTCCGAATCTCCCAGATAGGGAAGAAAAGGCATAGCCAGGACTCCAACCGTGCATCCGGCTTTTTTCAGTTTTTCTATAAGAGACAATCTCTGCTCCACCGTCGCCGCTTCGGGTTCGAAAATCTCCCGGATTCTGTCATCAAGATGTACCAGGGATATAAATACGGAAACTCCCGATCGACCGGCAATCTTCTCCAGTACGGGTATATCCCGCTCTATCAGGGCCGATTTTGTAAGTAGATTGACCGGCAGATCAAACCAGGAGAGAACATCGAGACATTTCGCCGTTATCCCCAGCTCCTCTTCCACCGGCTGATAGGCGTCTGTCACCCCGGAACTGATGGTGACCGGTCCCCTCTCGCGGATATTGGACAGTTCTTTGAGAAGCAGCTGATCGATATTATCCCGGACAACGATATCTCTCTCAAAATCGCCTTCCACATAGTATTTTTCCGCTCTGCCGTCGCAGTAGGCGCAGCCGTGAGAACAGGCCATATAGGGGGAGAATTTATAACGACTCACCGTAAAGTTGTCGGGAAACAGTTCTTTGCGGAGTGCTTTTTTTACCTGTTTTCTATGGAGATTGTAGTTCATCATCATTCAATTTTAATCAGCTTACGATTT contains:
- a CDS encoding alpha-amylase family glycosyl hydrolase, with protein sequence MKRILVLPLFLIMFGCATMNREASEFPEFSLAGGVYREAIDVSVSSERGDRVFYTLDGSTPTPESTEYEGPVHLDSPSLLRVMALKKDGTMKYAMSMYDFDRDPDLEAHLPSPVWTDQIIYFALLDRMNNGDPGNDDQGYGEANVSEETWYSGGDFKGLEEKLDYIKNLGATAVWITPPVKNQWSEGNFGGSHGYWASDFMAVDPHYGDLEAYRSFVKAAHDKGIYVIQDIVVNHTGDYFNIDRKTGQWSLKEKSEPAASPDQLPWSLNDPSVFTEDELKNNSFYHWTPAISDFNDRSQLFTYQLSNLDDINTTNPDVRNLLTGYYRYWLDKVDVDGYRVDTVKYVEPEFFEDFAEDGIRTYARKMGKEDFILFGESWDGDGKFNASYTQGKNGEKRLDSLIYFTLNFAIRNVFGNGNPTSELTEVLSKRYETGYQDPKKLVTFVDNHDMERLINSTTPELVKEAYAFIMTIPGIPQLYYGSEQGMTERRGAMFAGGFETAGKANNRDLFDENNTWYKYFQELTELRKQNSVFRNGKMTIVKDNSGSNGLFAYKLIEGEGGSGREAFVIFNTSAEGKVSIDMDTQFEPGTTFRLLDPFQGDVQKNITAGESGQLTVLMPGQSFAVYLKEGETREMNTQNNSIAITSRFETEMSDPEVKVEGTIDKPATVGLFVDGNYYSSKLFSAGETWSGEIELTSLMNGEHEIVSFIKGDDIDENIYSAPVSIIVKKPFILRTSVSDPSGDENYRMPTNESFVHQQDILGAEVYTSGTDIRIDLEMAKTTDVWSPTINDFDHVLLNIFLKKGDETGGIEELPGLNASVPASMGSWDFHAALAGWASGISDSSGKALSPSPYGEVNHEKNVISVFIPSSSIGNPRSLDGWKIYISTWDEDSGNPRKLTPDGAEWVFGGGDSTTDPLIMDDLEVLEL
- a CDS encoding LuxR C-terminal-related transcriptional regulator, translated to MLKKIAVLSSIILSAIGVYLLSGLIDTEVLSRGEFTFQLPLPEEIARQYDVPLYPDVEKVILTGFFSDWDENDENYAMVPETDDPHNQKWSTTIILPPGEHQYKYAVYIKGLDNPVWTQDRFSPEQVNNGMNGYNSIIRIGRFSLFREILRYLIYALLVLLFILLFPLIFHGTGRRRALILLTCLLMASNVGFFLFHLISDRQYYNFISRSVISILENDLNHSTDSPYSVFNRFLWHKMDKIGIRNFEDRYKYASLLFFDREFHLKDFDYRTFNNYHLDNPLSLKSSGELVYPYFRNQIEKLQKQDVNEKTYLLPASLRLYYKNHLPGTGKNLESGKSFIQLSARTYLFPYIEENSMTGYLGIYFSDRNRVIVDSYLIFNMAALLFFTALIFLFNALKKDDENLDDLLAVFAERYGITARECDIIPYILEGMTNKEIAGDLNISKRTVDNHIYNILHKASVKNRVELIHIIKNSR
- a CDS encoding SPL family radical SAM protein, which codes for MMNYNLHRKQVKKALRKELFPDNFTVSRYKFSPYMACSHGCAYCDGRAEKYYVEGDFERDIVVRDNIDQLLLKELSNIRERGPVTISSGVTDAYQPVEEELGITAKCLDVLSWFDLPVNLLTKSALIERDIPVLEKIAGRSGVSVFISLVHLDDRIREIFEPEAATVEQRLSLIEKLKKAGCTVGVLAMPFLPYLGDSEEHLKTLFDEVINRGADFIMPGWLTLRPGRQKDFYLTRLKEHYPGLVDPYKELFSNNLQSGNPLKNYRDEIAKRMDRITGEMAVPTMVPHQVYRNTLHNSDELFLLLIQMSDVYSRKGIDVSSLRKSIDRYTGFLSDEKKNLGKDIAFNTETMNQLVPDLCRSGKIKSILGNDKLSAFVTEIFLEEKIFDSTVLKLKKAPAGQR